The following proteins are encoded in a genomic region of Corylus avellana chromosome ca4, CavTom2PMs-1.0:
- the LOC132178752 gene encoding large ribosomal subunit protein mL43, with the protein MRPWSNPSPQPLIKLRRRKTLPIPPGPVLAELPSPSCIVSVKHHLVQGGLHHCCLTSQMALRGAWQLQKLIVSYCDWGGSSRGIRAFMELHLPAFKEKNPQLEVVDELIRGQHPHLQGFYRNKNQRTICVKNMDPEDILLHATRLRNALGRKVVKLKTRHVTKHPSVQGTWTTAVKF; encoded by the exons ATGAGACCATGGAGTAACCCAAGTCCCCAACCCCTTATCAAACTCAGACGGCGCAAAACCCTTCCCATTCCCCCCGGACCCGTCCTTGCCGAACTGCCATCGCCGAGCTGCATCGTCTCCGTCAAGCATCATCTCGTTCAGGGTGGGTTGCATCATTGCTGTCTCACCTC GCAGATGGCTTTGAGAGGTGCATGGCAACTTCAAAAGCTGATTGTGAGCTATTGTGATTGGGGGGGCAGTAGTAGGGGCATCAG GGCATTTATGGAGTTGCACCTGCCAgcatttaaagagaaaaatccTCAGCTAGAAGTTGTTGATGAACTCATTCGTGGTCAACATCCGCATTTGCAAGGCTTTTACC GGAACAAAAACCAACGGACGATATGTGTGAAGAATATGGATCCAGAAGACATACTTCTACATGCAACCAGGCTAAGGAATGCATTGGGAAGAAAGGTGGTGAAATTAAAGACAAGACATGTAACCAAACATCCTAGCGTTCAGGGCACATGGACAACAGCTGTGAAATTTTGA
- the LOC132178658 gene encoding loganic acid O-methyltransferase-like — MIKNSGSVSESHPMNGGDGTYSYTKNSYLQRAATNVAKAKMDDAIAEKLDVTSECTFRIADLGCSVGPNTLIAVQNIIDAVQHKYQLSQAPASHTPEFQVFFNDHASNDFNTLFASLPPKRPYFAAAAPGSFHGRLFPESSLHFVHSSYALQWLSKVPEELLNKNSASWNKGRVHYTSAPDEVAHAYTTQFAEDMVVFLDARAKELVMGGLMVIIMPAISNGIPHSRVPAGLMFDLLGFSLMDMAKEGLISEAQVDSFNLPVYAASAKEITELVERNGCFSIERMEITTPTSSIDGPASGQACTMHMRAGMEGIITKHFGAEIIDQLFHRFHNKIEEFSGLLESVHKEKTQIFIVLKRV, encoded by the exons ATGATAAAAAATAGTGGCTCAGTCTCTGAATCTCATCCGATGAACGGCGGAGATGGCACTTACAGTTACACCAAAAACTCCTACTTACAG AGAGCAGCTACAAATGTTGCCAAGGCAAAGATGGATGATGCAATTGCAGAGAAGCTTGATGTTACTTCAGAGTGCACATTTCGTATAGCAGATTTGGGATGTTCAGTTGGACCAAATACTTTGATTGCTGTGCAGAATATAATAGATGCTGTGCAGCATAAATACCAATTATCCCAAGCTCCTGCTTCTCACACACCAGAATTCCAAGTGTTTTTCAATGACCATGCCTCCAATGATTTCAACACCCTCTTTGCCTCTCTCCCACCCAAAAGGCCATACTTTGCAGCCGCCGCGCCGGGGTCTTTCCATGGCCGGTTATTCCCGGAATCCTCCCTGCACTTTGTGCATTCATCTTATGCACTCCAATGGCTGTCCAAGGTGCCTGAAGAGTTGCTGAACAAGAACTCTGCATCATGGAACAAGGGGAGGGTTCACTACACAAGTGCCCCAGATGAAGTAGCTCATGCTTATACAACCCAATTTGCTGAGGACATGGTAGTCTTTTTAGATGCTAGAGCTAAAGAGCTTGTGATGGGTGGGCTCATGGTGATTATCATGCCAGCTATCTCAAATGGGATCCCTCATTCTAGGGTACCAGCAGGATTGATGTTTGATCTCCTAGGGTTCAGCCTGATGGATATGGCGAAGGAG GGATTAATAAGTGAAGCTCAGGTGGACTCCTTCAACTTGCCTGTGTATGCTGCCTCGGCCAAGGAGATAACAGAGCTTGTGGAAAGAAATGGGTGTTTCAGCATTGAGAGAATGGAGATAACAACCCCTACGTCGAGCATTGATGGGCCAGCTAGTGGGCAGGCATGCACGATGCACATGAGAGCTGGCATGGAGGGTATAATCACCAAACACTTTGGAGCTGAGATTATTGATCAACTCTTTCATCGATTccataataaaattgaagagtTTTCGGGCTTGCTGGAGTCCGTACACAAGGAAAAAACTCAGATCTTCATTGTTTTGAAACGGGTATGA
- the LOC132179789 gene encoding RNA-dependent RNA polymerase 1-like isoform X2 encodes MGKTIQLSGFPSSVTAAEVKVFVEERTGAGSVYAIKVRNTNGGPRAYAIIQFTTTREAEYIISLANQRLWYGRSYLKARLMDHDIVPRPRTFLHQIENITLHFGCQTSKEKFLMLWKAVNVSVDFGTGMRKLHFSLSHEYVDYRLELSYENVWQIELHSPRGHAAKYLLIQLQGAPRIYEKDSRTSGHVSEDLFLNFFKDISDDQWVRAIDFTPSCCIGQSSALCLELPHGHKLPNFQENFAYYKESEGKYDLERGSTFSCSEDLVPVVGPPPGVDLPYGILFKINMLVQNGYLAGPTLDNSFYRLVDPRRFDVAHIEHALENLYHLKECCYEPSRWLQEQYIKYRTSRHPPKPPAISLDSGLMYVHRVQITPCKVYCCGPEINVSNRVLRHFSEDIDNFLRVSFVDEEFNKMFSTDLSLRTSSVNEDRRTGIYKRILSILRNGIVIAGKKFETLAFSSSQLRDNSIWMFASRYERTAADIRKWMGNFNSIKNVAKYAARLGQSFGSSTETLSVGRDEMEIIPDIEVERGGVKYVFSDGIGKISAEFARKVASKCGCKRTSPSAFQIRYGGYKGVVAVDPTSSLKLSLRKSMSKYESENTKLDVLAYSKFQPCYLNRQLITLLSTLGVQDYVFENKQRQAVEQLDAILTDPLKAQEALDMMSPGENTNILKEMLICGYMPDAEPFLSMMLQTFRASKLLELRIKTRIFIPDGRAMMGCLDETRTLGYGQVFVQFSGTRHKEFYNDSIMFSGTGSDQRFVVEGKVVVAKNPCLHPGDVRVLRAVDVPALRHMVDCVVFPQRGSRPHPNECSGSDLDGDIYFVCWDPELIPPKQAQPMDYSPAQTIQLDHDVTIEEVEEYFVNYIVNDSLGIIANAHTVHADKEPAKAMSSPCIELAKLFSIAVDFPKTGVPAVIPRTLHVKEYPDFMEKPDKPTYESYNVIGKLFREVREIAPSSNSSMSFTKDRARRSYDPDMEVDGFEDFIDDAFYYKSSYDYKLGNLMDYYGIKTEAEILSGNIMKMAKSFTRRRDAEAITLAVKSLRKEARAWFNEKGSGLDSGGNDVYAKASAWYYVTYHHTYWGCYNEGMERDHFLSFPWCVYDKLVLIKKDKASIRRALRLSSLEDHFSHGLHLS; translated from the exons ATGGGTAAGACAATTCAATTGTCTGGATTCCCTTCGAGTGTGACTGCCGCAGAAGTTAAGGTATTTGTGGAGGAACGTACAGGTGCAGGAAGTGTTTATGCTATTAAGGTTAGGAACACAAATGGGGGTCCAAGAGCATATGCTATCATTCAATTCACCACCACCAGAGAGGCTGAGTATATTATCTCCTTGGCTAATCAACGTTTATGGTATGGGCGCTCTTATTTGAAGGCACGGCTAATGGATCATGATATTGTACCAAGGCCAAGAACCTTTCTGCATCAAATAGAAAACATTACCTTGCATTTTGGCTGTCAGACCTCGAAGGAGAAATTTTTAATGCTGTGGAAAGCAGTGAATGTTTCTGTGGATTTTGGGACTGGAATGCGAAAATTACATTTCTCTCTGTCCCATGAGTATGTGGACTACAGGCTTGAGCTTTCCTATGAGAATGTCTGGCAAATTGAGTTGCATAGTCCACGTGGTCATGCTGCAAAGTATCTTCTGATTCAG TTACAAGGAGCTCCTCGGATCTATGAGAAAGATTCACGCACTTCAGGACATGTATCTGAAGATctgtttctcaattttttcaagGATATCTCTGATGACCAATGGGTCCGGGCAATTGATTTTACTCCATCATGCTGTATTGGGCAGTCTTCTGCTCTATGTTTGGAGCTTCCTCATGGTcacaaacttccaaattttcaGGAGAACTTTGCTTATTATAAAGAAAGTGAAGGAAAATATGATTTGGAAAGAGGTTCTACTTTTTCTTGCAGTGAGGATCTAGTTCCTGTTGTTGGTCCTCCTCCCGGTGTTGATTTACCGTATGGAATCTTGTTTAAAATTAACATGTTGGTTCAGAATGGTTATCTTGCTGGGCCAACACTTGATAATAGTTTTTATCGCTTGGTTGATCCCCGTAGGTTTGATGTTGCCCATATAGAGCATGCCCTTGAGAACCTCTATCATTTAAAAGAATGTTGCTATGAGCCATCGAGGTGGCTCCAAGAGCAGTATATTAAGTACCGCACATCAAGGCATCCTCCAAAGCCGCCTGCTATATCCTTAGACTCTGGGTTGATGTATGTACACAGGGTTCAGATAACACCTTGTAAAGTGTACTGCTGCGGTCCAGAAATTAATGTATCAAACCGTGTACTGCGTCACTTTTCTGAGGATATTGATAATTTTCTTCGTGTCTCATTTGTTGATGAGGAGTtcaataaaatgttttcaacagaTTTATCTCTACGTACGTCTTCTGTGAACGAGGATAGGAGAACTGGAATCTACAAAAGAATTCTGTCAATTCTTAGAAACGGCATAGTTATTGCTGGTAAGAAGTTTGAAACTCTTGCATTCTCATCAAGTCAGTTGCGGGATAATTCCATATGGATGTTTGCTTCAAGATATGAACGAACTGCTGCTGATATAAGAAAGTGGATGGGCAATTTTAATTCGATTAAAAATGTGGCAAAATATGCTGCCAGACTGGGTCAATCCTTCGGTTCATCCACAGAAACTCTTAGTGTTGGTAGGGATGAAATGGAAATTATTCCTGATATAGAGGTTGAACGGGGTGGTGTCAAGTATGTCTTCTCTGATGGAATTGGGAAAATATCTGCTGAATTTGCCCGGAAAGTGGCTTCAAAATGTGGCTGTAAAAGAACCAGTCCATCTGCCTTTCAGATCCGATATGGTGGGTATAAGGGTGTTGTAGCTGTTGATCCAACTTCATCACTGAAATTATCATTAAGGAAGAGCATGTCCAAGTATGAATCAGAAAACACAAAACTCGATGTCTTGGCATATAGCAAGTTTCAACCTTGTTATCTAAATCGCCAGTTGATCACACTTTTGTCTACCCTTGGTGTTCAGGATTATGTTTTTGAGAATAAACAAAGACAAGCTGTAGAACAACTGGATGCTATACTAACAGATCCATTAAAGGCACAGGAGGCTCTCGATATGATGTCCCCGGGGGAGAATACCAACATTTTGAAGGAAATGCTCATATGTGGTTATATGCCTGATGCTGAACCATTTCTTTCTATGATGCTGCAGACGTTCCGAGCATCAAAGTTGTTGGAATTGCGGATTAAAACAAGGATCTTTATTCCAGATGGAAGAGCAATGATGGGTTGTCTGGATGAAACCAGAACCTTGGGATATGGTCAGGTATTTGTGCAATTTTCTGGCACTAGACATAAGGAGTTCTACAATGATTCCATCATGTTCAGTGGCACTGGATCAGATCAGCGTTTTGTTGTTGAGGGGAAGGTAGTAGTTGCCAAAAACCCCTGCTTGCATCCAGGAGATGTGCGTGTTTTAAGGGCTGTTGATGTGCCAGCTTTGCGCCATATGGTGGATTGTGTTGTTTTCCCTCAAAGAGGATCTAG ACCTCATCCAAATGAGTGTTCCGGTAGTGATTTGGATGGAGATATCTACTTTGTCTGTTGGGATCCTGAACTGATTCCACCTAAGCAAGCCCAACCAATGGATTACAGCCCAGCACAAACTATCCAGTTGGATCATGATGTTACCATTGAG GAAGTGGAGGAGTATTTTGTTAACTACATAGTCAACGATAGCTTAGGAATTATTGCCAATGCCCACACTGTTCATGCAGATAAAGAGCCTGCAAAAGCAATGAGTAGTCCATGTATAGAGCTTGCAAAGCTATTCTCAATTGCTGTTGACTTTCCAAAAACTGGCGTACCAGCTGTAATACCGCGTACTCTTCATGTCAAAGAATATCCTGATTTCATGGAGAAGCCAGACAAACCCACCTATGAGTCATACAATGTGATTGGAAAGCTTTTCCGGGAGGTGAGAGAAATTGCACCAAGTTCTAATTCTTCTATGTCCTTCACTAAGGATAGGGCAAGGCGGTCATATGACCCTGACATGGAAGTTGATGGTTTTGAGGATTTCATCGACGACGCTTTCTATTACAAAAGCAGTTACGATTACAAGTTGGGGAACTTGATGGACTATTATGGCATCAAAACTGAGGCTGAAATACTGAGTGGGAATATTATGAAAATGGCCAAGTCTTTCACTAGGAGGAGAGATGCAGAAGCAATTACTTTGGCTGTCAAGTCCTTGAGAAAGGAAGCTAGAGCCTGGTTCAATGAGAAGGGAAGTGGATTAGATTCTGGAGGCAATGATGTATATGCCAAAGCCTCAGCTTGGTACTATGTTACATATCATCATACTTACTGGGGTTGCTACAATGAGGGTATGGAACGAGATCATTTTCTTAGCTTTCCATGGTGTGTTTATGACAAGCTGGTCCTCATTAAGAAGGATAAAGCAAGTATTAGAAGGGCTCTACGCCTATCTTCTCTGGAGGACCATTTCAGTCATGGATTGCATTTGAGCTGA
- the LOC132179789 gene encoding RNA-dependent RNA polymerase 1-like isoform X1 yields MGKTIQLSGFPSSVTAAEVKVFVEERTGAGSVYAIKVRNTNGGPRAYAIIQFTTTREAEYIISLANQRLWYGRSYLKARLMDHDIVPRPRTFLHQIENITLHFGCQTSKEKFLMLWKAVNVSVDFGTGMRKLHFSLSHEYVDYRLELSYENVWQIELHSPRGHAAKYLLIQLQGAPRIYEKDSRTSGHVSEDLFLNFFKDISDDQWVRAIDFTPSCCIGQSSALCLELPHGHKLPNFQENFAYYKESEGKYDLERGSTFSCSEDLVPVVGPPPGVDLPYGILFKINMLVQNGYLAGPTLDNSFYRLVDPRRFDVAHIEHALENLYHLKECCYEPSRWLQEQYIKYRTSRHPPKPPAISLDSGLMYVHRVQITPCKVYCCGPEINVSNRVLRHFSEDIDNFLRVSFVDEEFNKMFSTDLSLRTSSVNEDRRTGIYKRILSILRNGIVIAGKKFETLAFSSSQLRDNSIWMFASRYERTAADIRKWMGNFNSIKNVAKYAARLGQSFGSSTETLSVGRDEMEIIPDIEVERGGVKYVFSDGIGKISAEFARKVASKCGCKRTSPSAFQIRYGGYKGVVAVDPTSSLKLSLRKSMSKYESENTKLDVLAYSKFQPCYLNRQLITLLSTLGVQDYVFENKQRQAVEQLDAILTDPLKAQEALDMMSPGENTNILKELLICGYMPDAEPFLSMMLQTFRASKLLELRTKTRIFIPDGRAMMGCLDETRTLGYGQVFVQFSGTRYKEFYNDSIMFSGTGSDQHFVVEGQVVVAKNPCLHPGDVRVLRAVDVPALHHMVDCVVFPQRGSRPHPNECSGSDLDGDIYFVCWDPELIPPKQAQPMDYSPAQTIQLDHDVTIEEVEEYFVNYIVNDSLGIIANAHTVHADKEPAKAMSSPCIELAKLFSIAVDFPKTGVPAVIPRTLHVKEYPDFMEKPDKPTYESYNVIGKLFREVREIAPSSNSSMSFTKDRARRSYDPDMEVDGFEDFIDDAFYYKSSYDYKLGNLMDYYGIKTEAEILSGNIMKMAKSFTRRRDAEAITLAVKSLRKEARAWFNEKGSGLDSGGNDVYAKASAWYYVTYHHTYWGCYNEGMERDHFLSFPWCVYDKLVLIKKDKASIRRALRLSSLEDHFSHGLHLS; encoded by the exons ATGGGTAAGACAATTCAATTGTCTGGATTCCCTTCGAGTGTGACTGCCGCAGAAGTTAAGGTATTTGTGGAGGAACGTACAGGTGCAGGAAGTGTTTATGCTATTAAGGTTAGGAACACAAATGGGGGTCCAAGAGCATATGCTATCATTCAATTCACCACCACCAGAGAGGCTGAGTATATTATCTCCTTGGCTAATCAACGTTTATGGTATGGGCGCTCTTATTTGAAGGCACGGCTAATGGATCATGATATTGTACCAAGGCCAAGAACCTTTCTGCATCAAATAGAAAACATTACCTTGCATTTTGGCTGTCAGACCTCGAAGGAGAAATTTTTAATGCTGTGGAAAGCAGTGAATGTTTCTGTGGATTTTGGGACTGGAATGCGAAAATTACATTTCTCTCTGTCCCATGAGTATGTGGACTACAGGCTTGAGCTTTCCTATGAGAATGTCTGGCAAATTGAGTTGCATAGTCCACGTGGTCATGCTGCAAAGTATCTTCTGATTCAG TTACAAGGAGCTCCTCGGATCTATGAGAAAGATTCACGCACTTCAGGACATGTATCTGAAGATctgtttctcaattttttcaagGATATCTCTGATGACCAATGGGTCCGGGCAATTGATTTTACTCCATCATGCTGTATTGGGCAGTCTTCTGCTCTATGTTTGGAGCTTCCTCATGGTcacaaacttccaaattttcaGGAGAACTTTGCTTATTATAAAGAAAGTGAAGGAAAATATGATTTGGAAAGAGGTTCTACTTTTTCTTGCAGTGAGGATCTAGTTCCTGTTGTTGGTCCTCCTCCCGGTGTTGATTTACCGTATGGAATCTTGTTTAAAATTAACATGTTGGTTCAGAATGGTTATCTTGCTGGGCCAACACTTGATAATAGTTTTTATCGCTTGGTTGATCCCCGTAGGTTTGATGTTGCCCATATAGAGCATGCCCTTGAGAACCTCTATCATTTAAAAGAATGTTGCTATGAGCCATCGAGGTGGCTCCAAGAGCAGTATATTAAGTACCGCACATCAAGGCATCCTCCAAAGCCGCCTGCTATATCCTTAGACTCTGGGTTGATGTATGTACACAGGGTTCAGATAACACCTTGTAAAGTGTACTGCTGCGGTCCAGAAATTAATGTATCAAACCGTGTACTGCGTCACTTTTCTGAGGATATTGATAATTTTCTTCGTGTCTCATTTGTTGATGAGGAGTtcaataaaatgttttcaacagaTTTATCTCTACGTACGTCTTCTGTGAACGAGGATAGGAGAACTGGAATCTACAAAAGAATTCTGTCAATTCTTAGAAACGGCATAGTTATTGCTGGTAAGAAGTTTGAAACTCTTGCATTCTCATCAAGTCAGTTGCGGGATAATTCCATATGGATGTTTGCTTCAAGATATGAACGAACTGCTGCTGATATAAGAAAGTGGATGGGCAATTTTAATTCGATTAAAAATGTGGCAAAATATGCTGCCAGACTGGGTCAATCCTTCGGTTCATCCACAGAAACTCTTAGTGTTGGTAGGGATGAAATGGAAATTATTCCTGATATAGAGGTTGAACGGGGTGGTGTCAAGTATGTCTTCTCTGATGGAATTGGGAAAATATCTGCTGAATTTGCCCGGAAAGTGGCTTCAAAATGTGGCTGTAAAAGAACCAGTCCATCTGCCTTTCAGATCCGATATGGTGGGTATAAGGGTGTTGTAGCTGTTGATCCAACTTCATCACTGAAATTATCATTAAGGAAGAGCATGTCCAAGTATGAATCAGAAAACACAAAACTCGATGTCTTGGCATATAGCAAGTTTCAACCTTGTTATCTAAATCGCCAGTTGATCACACTTTTGTCTACCCTTGGTGTTCAGGATTATGTTTTTGAGAATAAACAAAGACAAGCTGTAGAACAACTGGATGCTATACTAACAGATCCATTAAAGGCACAGGAGGCTCTCGATATGATGTCCCCGGGGGAGAATACCAACATTTTGAAGGAATTGCTCATATGTGGTTATATGCCTGATGCGGAACCATTTCTTTCTATGATGCTGCAGACGTTCCGAGCATCAAAGTTGTTGGAATTGCGGACTAAAACAAGGATCTTTATTCCAGATGGAAGAGCAATGATGGGTTGTCTGGATGAAACCAGAACCTTGGGATATGGTCAGGTATTTGTGCAATTTTCTGGCACTAGATATAAGGAGTTCTACAATGATTCCATCATGTTCAGTGGCACTGGATCAGATCAGCATTTTGTTGTTGAGGGGCAGGTAGTAGTTGCCAAAAACCCCTGCTTGCATCCAGGAGATGTGCGTGTTTTAAGGGCTGTTGATGTGCCGGCTTTGCACCATATGGTGGATTGTGTTGTTTTCCCTCAAAGAGGATCTAG ACCTCATCCAAATGAGTGTTCCGGTAGTGATTTGGATGGAGATATCTACTTTGTCTGTTGGGATCCTGAACTGATTCCACCTAAGCAAGCCCAACCAATGGATTACAGCCCAGCACAAACTATCCAGTTGGATCATGATGTTACCATTGAG GAAGTGGAGGAGTATTTTGTTAACTACATAGTCAACGATAGCTTAGGAATTATTGCCAATGCCCACACTGTTCATGCAGATAAAGAGCCTGCAAAAGCAATGAGTAGTCCATGTATAGAGCTTGCAAAGCTATTCTCAATTGCTGTTGACTTTCCAAAAACTGGCGTACCAGCTGTAATACCGCGTACTCTTCATGTCAAAGAATATCCTGATTTCATGGAGAAGCCAGACAAACCCACCTATGAGTCATACAATGTGATTGGAAAGCTTTTCCGGGAGGTGAGAGAAATTGCACCAAGTTCTAATTCTTCTATGTCCTTCACTAAGGATAGGGCAAGGCGGTCATATGACCCTGACATGGAAGTTGATGGTTTTGAGGATTTCATCGACGACGCTTTCTATTACAAAAGCAGTTACGATTACAAGTTGGGGAACTTGATGGACTATTATGGCATCAAAACTGAGGCTGAAATACTGAGTGGGAATATTATGAAAATGGCCAAGTCTTTCACTAGGAGGAGAGATGCAGAAGCAATTACTTTGGCTGTCAAGTCCTTGAGAAAGGAAGCTAGAGCCTGGTTCAATGAGAAGGGAAGTGGATTAGATTCTGGAGGCAATGATGTATATGCCAAAGCCTCAGCTTGGTACTATGTTACATATCATCATACTTACTGGGGTTGCTACAATGAGGGTATGGAACGAGATCATTTTCTTAGCTTTCCATGGTGTGTTTATGACAAGCTGGTCCTCATTAAGAAGGATAAAGCAAGTATTAGAAGGGCTCTACGCCTATCTTCTCTGGAGGACCATTTCAGTCATGGATTGCATTTGAGCTGA